The following are encoded together in the Bradymonas sediminis genome:
- a CDS encoding FxsA family protein — MLAKLLVLFTVVPAVELALLLWVGSLMGVLPTLALILVTALLGSVLARRQGLSAWRKLQTDLAQGRMPQDALFDGIAVLIASALLVSPGVLSDAVGILLMIPAGRRPIKAYLRNKFRRSLESGSTGFISFGSTINMGNAGRSPFEGSPLGGSPFSGGSRRFDEGDVIDMGTGPNQKPEHSH; from the coding sequence ATGTTAGCCAAACTCTTAGTTCTATTTACGGTGGTTCCAGCCGTTGAGTTGGCGCTGCTCCTCTGGGTTGGAAGCCTGATGGGCGTGCTGCCTACGCTGGCGCTTATTCTTGTGACCGCGCTGCTCGGCTCGGTCCTGGCTCGCCGCCAGGGCCTGTCCGCGTGGCGCAAGCTGCAAACCGACCTGGCCCAGGGGCGCATGCCCCAGGACGCGCTCTTCGACGGCATTGCGGTGCTCATCGCCTCGGCGCTCCTGGTGAGCCCGGGCGTACTCAGTGACGCGGTCGGCATCTTGTTGATGATCCCGGCAGGTCGCCGGCCCATCAAAGCCTATTTGCGCAACAAATTTCGCCGCTCGTTGGAGTCTGGCTCGACCGGCTTTATCAGCTTCGGGTCGACGATCAATATGGGCAATGCCGGGCGCTCGCCGTTTGAGGGCTCTCCCCTGGGCGGATCACCCTTCTCAGGCGGCAGCCGCCGCTTTGACGAGGGCGATGTGATCGACATGGGCACGGGGCCAAATCAGAAGCCCGAGCACTCTCACTGA
- a CDS encoding S66 peptidase family protein, producing the protein MIHPPSLRPGDTVAVISPAGPVIPDLLMQGVQTLESWGLKVRLHEETFARHQPGGYLAGSDAARLKALREVFWDPDVAAVICSRGGYGAMRLLPDLLKVTHEHPGGAAAFGDFLRAHPKLLIGFSDITALHLYIAGIVGVATLHGPVVKSFGLHTDDPFASLEHLRAALFGTRAAAGQLRFEGLRRVRAGEARAPVFGGNLTLVASLVGSPYCPNLNDKILFLEDVGEQDYRLDRLFTTLRLAEKSARPAGIILGDFSGCGGVYIDDDRIDEFVGSLAEEFQCPVVADFPTGHRSRNVCVPVGCVATLDAADGTVIFEADAAAPPEPASIA; encoded by the coding sequence GTGATTCATCCCCCCTCGCTTCGACCCGGCGACACCGTCGCGGTCATCAGCCCCGCCGGACCCGTCATCCCCGATCTTTTGATGCAAGGCGTACAAACCCTGGAGTCCTGGGGGCTCAAGGTGCGCCTGCATGAGGAGACATTCGCCCGGCACCAGCCCGGGGGCTACCTGGCCGGGTCGGACGCCGCGCGCCTTAAAGCATTACGCGAGGTTTTCTGGGACCCCGACGTGGCGGCGGTTATCTGCAGCCGCGGCGGCTACGGCGCGATGCGCCTGCTCCCGGACCTACTTAAAGTAACACATGAACACCCGGGCGGGGCCGCCGCGTTCGGCGACTTTCTGCGCGCGCACCCGAAATTACTCATCGGCTTCAGCGATATTACGGCGCTGCACCTCTATATCGCTGGCATCGTGGGCGTCGCGACGCTGCACGGCCCCGTGGTTAAAAGCTTTGGCCTGCACACCGACGACCCCTTCGCGTCGCTCGAGCACCTGCGGGCAGCGCTCTTCGGGACACGCGCAGCCGCCGGTCAGCTTCGCTTCGAGGGGCTTCGTCGCGTCCGCGCGGGCGAGGCGCGCGCGCCGGTTTTTGGCGGCAATTTGACCCTTGTAGCGAGCCTCGTGGGCTCGCCCTACTGCCCGAATCTAAACGATAAAATTCTATTCTTAGAAGATGTCGGCGAGCAGGACTATCGCCTGGATCGACTCTTTACGACCCTGAGGCTGGCCGAGAAATCCGCGCGACCCGCGGGGATTATTTTGGGCGACTTTAGCGGCTGTGGCGGCGTCTATATCGACGACGATCGGATCGACGAGTTCGTCGGATCGTTGGCCGAAGAATTTCAGTGCCCGGTGGTCGCAGACTTCCCAACCGGCCACCGCAGTCGCAATGTCTGCGTGCCGGTCGGCTGCGTCGCAACCCTTGACGCCGCGGACGGAACGGTCATCTTCGAGGCCGACGCGGCCGCGCCGCCTGAGCCTGCATCGATCGCTTAA
- a CDS encoding Rieske (2Fe-2S) protein, protein MSEDNFGIMLDPFESDNTQENDASNLKFFKVLKDSALEEGEGKVVRAGLKKIALFRRNAEIFAIQDFCPHAGGSLGSGEFANGVVKCPRHGWGFDVATGACLTNSIYEARCYPTRLEDGYILVGVPDDGALV, encoded by the coding sequence ATGAGCGAAGATAATTTTGGTATCATGCTCGATCCTTTTGAGTCGGATAACACGCAGGAGAACGACGCGTCGAATCTGAAGTTCTTTAAGGTGCTCAAGGACTCGGCGCTCGAGGAGGGCGAGGGGAAGGTGGTGCGCGCGGGGCTTAAGAAAATCGCGCTGTTTCGCCGAAACGCTGAGATCTTCGCCATCCAGGATTTTTGCCCGCACGCCGGGGGGTCGCTTGGAAGCGGTGAATTTGCCAACGGCGTGGTTAAATGCCCACGCCACGGTTGGGGGTTTGACGTGGCCACCGGGGCCTGTCTGACCAATTCAATCTACGAGGCGCGCTGTTATCCGACGCGTTTGGAGGACGGCTATATCCTGGTGGGCGTGCCCGATGATGGGGCGCTGGTCTAA
- a CDS encoding DUF3108 domain-containing protein: protein MALFFALSLISTLAFAQTNDEAETEVPATKKRVNTTNRTLGPKMQRARPARVVPKNKKLSAKATRVGPAQSKVVQPAPAPAPKPQPAAFRWPNEELYFSIRFNGIEAMRAILRSGDQQRAKNRDYVPISAFAQSVGFFHKVYPLVDRANTFIDPADARPIRSEKHFEERGQTRIYKVDFWADLYRAEVFKSRKTSSQRYNHAIPYETHDMLSWYYHLRARPDFKVGDKFEYYVYDGWKFSRVDMEVVGKEDVYTPMGWFKGWKIKFSRNVLTAQRRRDKKKKPATPALTMKTPNDHSGHLWVSRDANRLPIRVAIDSQFGTGIAELIKYTPHSK from the coding sequence GTGGCGCTATTTTTTGCGCTGAGCCTCATCTCGACGCTGGCATTCGCTCAAACCAATGACGAAGCCGAGACCGAAGTCCCCGCCACAAAGAAACGGGTTAATACGACCAATCGAACCCTTGGCCCAAAGATGCAGCGTGCCCGACCGGCGCGCGTTGTGCCGAAAAACAAGAAGCTCTCCGCGAAGGCGACGCGCGTTGGGCCCGCGCAGTCCAAAGTTGTTCAGCCTGCCCCTGCCCCCGCGCCTAAACCACAGCCGGCCGCGTTTCGCTGGCCCAACGAAGAGCTCTATTTCTCCATCCGCTTCAACGGCATCGAGGCGATGCGCGCGATTTTGCGCAGCGGCGACCAACAGCGCGCCAAAAACCGCGACTATGTCCCGATCTCGGCCTTCGCTCAGTCGGTCGGCTTCTTCCATAAGGTGTATCCCCTGGTCGACCGGGCCAACACATTTATCGACCCGGCCGACGCGCGCCCGATTCGCTCGGAGAAGCACTTCGAAGAGCGCGGCCAAACCCGGATCTATAAGGTCGACTTCTGGGCGGATCTCTACCGCGCAGAGGTCTTTAAGTCCCGCAAAACCAGCAGCCAGCGCTATAATCATGCGATCCCCTACGAGACCCATGATATGCTGAGTTGGTATTATCATTTGCGGGCGCGCCCCGATTTTAAGGTCGGCGATAAGTTTGAATATTACGTCTACGACGGCTGGAAATTTAGCCGCGTCGATATGGAGGTCGTGGGCAAAGAAGACGTCTACACGCCCATGGGCTGGTTTAAGGGCTGGAAGATTAAATTCTCCCGCAATGTCTTGACCGCCCAGCGCCGGCGCGACAAGAAGAAGAAACCGGCGACCCCGGCGCTGACGATGAAAACCCCCAACGACCATAGCGGTCATCTCTGGGTCTCGCGCGACGCCAACCGCCTGCCGATCCGGGTCGCGATCGACTCTCAATTCGGCACCGGCATCGCCGAACTCATTAAATACACGCCCCACTCTAAATAA
- a CDS encoding carbohydrate kinase family protein, protein MRVLSVGGCTLDHIGVVARLFEASVNQTAEMSKFSVQGGGCAATAVVALARWGVETRFVGKVGDDTRGNVIRMTLADEGVDTFEMIRETGAVSQFRFITVENGSGRKRTLFTPGSVSPLTADEVDVAILNDIDLLMVDGTEKEAQLKLMVEARKRGITVVYEAKRNQRNVEELVANADVFLASERFASQFAGVGRLEKLCEVLLERGPSRVIVMMGDEGAVGMERESGELIRQPPHEVELVNTTGAGDVFLGATAYGILNDWDFARILRFANTAAALSCTDIGGRSALYSVEDIERVAK, encoded by the coding sequence ATGCGGGTCTTAAGTGTTGGAGGATGCACCCTGGATCATATCGGGGTGGTCGCGCGTCTCTTTGAGGCGAGCGTGAATCAGACGGCCGAGATGTCGAAATTTAGCGTCCAAGGGGGCGGCTGTGCGGCGACCGCGGTGGTCGCGCTGGCGCGCTGGGGCGTTGAGACGCGTTTTGTTGGCAAGGTTGGCGACGATACCCGGGGCAATGTGATTCGCATGACCCTGGCCGATGAGGGCGTCGACACCTTTGAGATGATCCGGGAGACTGGAGCGGTGAGTCAGTTTCGTTTTATCACCGTCGAGAACGGAAGCGGGCGAAAGCGCACGCTATTTACGCCCGGGAGCGTGTCGCCGCTGACCGCCGACGAGGTGGACGTCGCGATTCTCAACGATATTGACCTGCTGATGGTCGACGGCACCGAGAAGGAAGCGCAGCTGAAGTTGATGGTCGAGGCGCGAAAACGCGGGATCACCGTGGTCTATGAGGCCAAGCGCAATCAACGAAATGTGGAGGAGTTGGTCGCCAACGCTGACGTCTTCCTCGCCTCCGAGCGCTTCGCGAGCCAATTTGCTGGCGTGGGCCGACTTGAGAAGCTCTGCGAGGTGTTGCTTGAGCGTGGGCCGTCGCGGGTCATCGTGATGATGGGCGATGAGGGCGCGGTCGGTATGGAGCGCGAGTCCGGTGAGCTCATTCGCCAGCCGCCCCATGAAGTCGAATTGGTCAACACCACCGGCGCCGGCGACGTCTTTTTGGGCGCGACCGCCTACGGCATCCTGAACGACTGGGATTTTGCGCGAATTCTGAGATTCGCGAATACGGCAGCGGCGCTTTCCTGCACCGATATCGGCGGGCGAAGCGCGCTGTATTCGGTCGAGGATATCGAGCGCGTGGCCAAATAA
- a CDS encoding cation diffusion facilitator family transporter, with the protein MTLSPISGAPEDAQSDVARQIRRVLWVTMFLNIAVAMIKLGYGYSKGIVSLQASGFDSVFDGAANVIGLVAMGLAALPPDPEHPYGHRKLEVAVSLFIGLMVTLSFLEIGRTVWQSALSDTPIAIEPAAYLVVISSLVVSLGVSIYERREGNRLNSMLLKSDAAHTFADSLASVAVLAGIYLVDIGFPVGDILAALAVMFFVGITAYRVLRDGIDVLVDTSYLDPVAVRRVVKSHPDVLSCHNMRSRGMPGHVQLDLHVSLDPKMSLETAGDILLAVKANLREAFPEVADILIQIEPHKPIHIEDVPEKLL; encoded by the coding sequence ATGACACTATCACCCATCAGCGGGGCCCCAGAAGATGCTCAGAGCGATGTCGCTCGGCAGATTCGCCGCGTTTTATGGGTGACGATGTTTCTCAATATCGCCGTGGCCATGATCAAGCTTGGCTATGGCTACTCCAAGGGCATCGTCAGCTTGCAGGCGTCGGGTTTCGACAGCGTCTTTGACGGGGCGGCCAACGTCATCGGCCTGGTCGCCATGGGCCTGGCCGCCCTGCCGCCGGACCCCGAGCATCCCTACGGGCACCGAAAACTCGAGGTCGCCGTCAGCCTATTTATTGGCTTGATGGTCACCCTGAGCTTTTTGGAGATCGGGCGAACGGTCTGGCAAAGCGCGTTGAGTGACACCCCCATCGCCATCGAGCCGGCGGCCTATTTGGTCGTGATTTCGAGCCTCGTCGTCAGCCTTGGCGTGAGCATTTATGAGCGCCGCGAAGGCAATCGACTCAACTCGATGCTGCTCAAATCCGACGCCGCTCACACCTTCGCCGACAGCCTGGCCAGCGTGGCGGTGCTCGCCGGCATCTACCTGGTCGATATCGGCTTTCCGGTCGGCGATATCCTCGCCGCGCTCGCGGTGATGTTCTTTGTGGGGATTACCGCCTATCGCGTGCTGCGCGACGGCATCGACGTGCTGGTGGACACGTCTTATCTCGACCCGGTGGCGGTGCGCCGGGTCGTTAAAAGCCACCCGGACGTGCTGAGCTGCCACAATATGCGCAGCCGCGGCATGCCCGGGCATGTTCAGCTCGACCTGCACGTCTCGCTTGACCCCAAGATGTCCCTGGAAACCGCCGGCGATATCCTATTGGCGGTGAAGGCCAATCTTCGCGAGGCATTCCCCGAGGTGGCCGATATCTTGATTCAGATCGAGCCGCACAAGCCCATCCATATCGAAGACGTCCCCGAAAAATTGCTCTAA
- the fsa gene encoding fructose-6-phosphate aldolase: MKIFIDSADVDEIREAVSLGLADGVTTNPTLIARSGRNFKEVIGEISALVDGPVSAEVTGLTADEMVEEGLEYAKWSENVIIKVPLTREGLKACKRLSSQGIGVNVTLCFSANQALLAAKAGATYISPFIGRLDDVGQDGMDLIAEIVEIYSNYPELKTQVLVASVRHPRHVTDAAMLGADVATIPFGVLDKMFNHPLTDSGLEKFLKDWESVQG, from the coding sequence ATGAAAATTTTTATTGATAGCGCTGATGTTGACGAGATTCGCGAAGCTGTGAGCCTCGGCCTTGCCGACGGCGTGACCACCAACCCGACGCTCATCGCGCGCAGCGGGCGCAACTTCAAAGAAGTCATCGGCGAGATCTCGGCGCTGGTCGACGGCCCCGTGAGCGCCGAGGTCACCGGCCTGACGGCCGACGAGATGGTCGAAGAAGGCCTCGAGTACGCGAAGTGGTCGGAGAACGTCATCATCAAGGTGCCGCTGACCCGCGAAGGCCTGAAAGCCTGCAAACGCCTGAGCTCGCAGGGCATCGGCGTCAACGTCACGCTTTGCTTCAGCGCGAACCAGGCGCTGCTCGCCGCAAAGGCCGGCGCCACCTATATCAGCCCCTTCATCGGGCGCCTGGACGACGTGGGCCAGGACGGCATGGATCTTATCGCCGAGATCGTCGAGATTTATAGCAACTATCCGGAATTAAAGACCCAGGTATTGGTTGCTTCAGTACGCCATCCGCGCCACGTCACCGACGCCGCGATGCTCGGCGCAGATGTCGCGACCATCCCGTTCGGCGTCCTGGACAAGATGTTCAATCATCCGCTGACCGACTCCGGCCTCGAGAAATTCTTGAAGGATTGGGAGAGCGTTCAGGGTTGA
- a CDS encoding mannose-1-phosphate guanylyltransferase: MIGIVLAGGSGTRFWPMSRKLRPKQLVSLWDDKPMIAATIDRLAGVSSRDKTFVVLGEHLVDATRAALPGVEFIVEPCPRNTAPAIGLAAVFAQHRFGDEPIGIFPADHAIGRRGVGGLANFERCLKQAEEQAEAGHLVTLGITPTSPETGYGYIHYTESDAPAHPVREFVEKPSRAVAQQYLESGDYVWNSGIFVFKPSVLLAEMKRQLPEMHEAMMEIAAALGTDEEAATIDRCFSKTRGISIDYGVMENAANVVVIPATFHWSDVGHWDAVDVVSEVDPKGNVVEADALLLDVSDSVIYSQKRDRLIAVCGVDDLVVVDTDDALLIIDRKRAQDVKKLVEALKEAGRDDLL; encoded by the coding sequence ATGATAGGTATTGTTCTGGCCGGAGGTTCCGGCACACGTTTTTGGCCGATGAGCCGCAAGCTTCGCCCCAAGCAGTTGGTGAGCCTGTGGGACGACAAGCCCATGATCGCGGCGACCATCGACCGGCTGGCGGGCGTGAGCTCGCGCGACAAGACCTTCGTGGTCCTGGGCGAGCACCTGGTCGACGCCACTCGCGCCGCCCTGCCCGGCGTCGAGTTCATCGTGGAGCCCTGCCCGCGAAATACCGCCCCGGCCATCGGCCTGGCCGCGGTCTTCGCCCAGCACCGCTTTGGCGACGAGCCCATCGGCATCTTCCCGGCCGACCACGCCATCGGGCGGCGCGGCGTCGGCGGCCTGGCCAACTTCGAGCGCTGCCTTAAACAGGCCGAAGAACAGGCCGAAGCCGGGCATCTGGTCACCCTCGGCATCACCCCGACGAGCCCGGAAACCGGCTACGGCTATATCCACTATACCGAGTCCGACGCGCCCGCTCACCCGGTGCGTGAATTCGTCGAGAAGCCGTCGCGCGCGGTCGCCCAGCAATATTTAGAGAGCGGCGATTATGTCTGGAACTCGGGCATCTTCGTCTTTAAGCCCTCGGTGCTGCTGGCCGAAATGAAGCGCCAACTCCCCGAGATGCACGAGGCGATGATGGAGATCGCCGCGGCGCTCGGCACCGACGAAGAGGCCGCGACCATCGACCGCTGCTTCTCCAAGACCCGCGGCATCTCCATCGACTACGGCGTCATGGAAAACGCCGCCAATGTGGTCGTCATCCCGGCGACCTTCCACTGGTCCGACGTCGGCCACTGGGACGCGGTCGACGTGGTCAGCGAAGTTGACCCCAAGGGCAACGTCGTCGAAGCCGACGCGCTTCTCCTGGACGTGTCCGACTCGGTTATCTACAGCCAAAAACGTGACCGCCTAATCGCGGTATGTGGCGTCGACGACCTGGTCGTGGTAGACACCGACGACGCCCTGCTGATCATCGACCGAAAGCGCGCCCAGGATGTGAAAAAATTAGTCGAAGCACTCAAAGAAGCCGGCCGCGACGACCTCTTATAA
- a CDS encoding nucleotide pyrophosphohydrolase, producing the protein MTDSKTTMSVQDIQRAVDAWISQWEEGYFSPLSNLARLTEEVGELAREINASHGEKPKKTGAAPSSAGAEMADILFVLVCLANSMGVDLSAEFDAVMHKYNIRDAERWTPKS; encoded by the coding sequence GTGACCGACTCCAAAACCACGATGAGTGTGCAGGACATCCAGCGCGCTGTCGATGCCTGGATTTCCCAGTGGGAAGAGGGTTATTTCAGCCCGCTCTCAAACCTCGCCCGCCTCACTGAAGAGGTCGGCGAGTTGGCGCGGGAGATCAACGCGTCGCACGGCGAGAAGCCCAAAAAAACCGGAGCCGCGCCGAGCAGCGCGGGCGCCGAGATGGCCGACATCCTCTTCGTGCTGGTCTGCCTGGCCAACTCCATGGGCGTCGATCTTAGCGCGGAGTTCGACGCCGTGATGCACAAATATAATATCCGGGACGCCGAGCGCTGGACCCCGAAGTCCTAA